A stretch of Pelecanus crispus isolate bPelCri1 chromosome 3, bPelCri1.pri, whole genome shotgun sequence DNA encodes these proteins:
- the SDC1 gene encoding syndecan-1: protein MEKQNVQQPGKRLKAQQTTNLNLPPEDLDSSGDDDDAFSGSGAGPLTDQSHTWRIPGEPTNSSLLATPMDFKEQPFPGTESRTEKEVISPSATSTVVTEEPVVAVKDEVPILGSPDEKPTNDVDTTTVRSPTTHFPSVVHVTPSEPSSTVHELEPKIPSSDVPDTKDVPELHSTIHHEGDVTATPTTTAPKDVVPTHEEVSEDGSGDPGDFILTTDEDLVPTQNSEVLADSGRNAKAAGAAGIMDRKEVLGGVIAGGLVGLVFAVFLVAFMLYRMKKKDEGSYSLDEPKQSNGGYQKPHKQEEFYA from the exons ATGGAGAAGCAGAACGTGCAGCAGCCTGGGAAGAGGCTAAAAGCTCAG CAAACTACAAATCTGAACCTTCCTCCTGAAGATCTTGATTCGTCTGGTGATGATGACGATGCGTTCTCAGGTTCAGGTGCAG gtcCCCTGACCGACCAGTCTCACACCTGGAGAATCCCAGGAGAACCGACTAATTCCTCATTACTGGCAACACCAATGGATTTCAAGGAACAACCATTTCCTGGGACTGAGAGCCGAACTGAAAAGGAAGTAATATCTCCTTCTGCAACTAGCACTGTAGTGACAGAGGAGCCAGTTGTAGCTGTGAAGGACGAAGTACCCATCCTGGGCTCACCTGATGAGAAACCGACAAATGATGTGGATACAACAACAGTGAGAAGCCCCACTACTCACTTTCCTTCAGTGGTTCATGTAACTCCTTCAGAACCCTCAAGCACGGTCCACGAGCTTGAACCTAAAATCCCTAGCTCTGATGTGCCAGACACTAAAGATGTGCCTGAGCTCCACTCTACCATCCATCATGAGGGAGACGTCACTGCCACCCCCACAACAACAGCTCCGAAAGACGTTGTTCCTACACATGAGGAGGTTTCTGAAGATGGCTCTGGAGACCCG GGAGACTTCATCTTGACTACAGATGAGGATTTGGTCCCCACCCAGAACTCAGAAGTACTGGCTGACTCTGGAAGGAATGCcaaagcagcaggagccgcAGGAATTATGGACAGAAAAGAAGTTCTTGGAG GTGTTATTGCTGGAGGACTAGTAGGCTTGGTGTTTGCGGTGTTTCTAGTTGCGTTTATGCTgtacagaatgaagaaaaaagacgAAGGCAGCTATTCACTGGATGAACCAAAACAGTCTAATGGAGGATAccaaaaaccacacaaacaagAGGAATTCTATGCATAA